DNA from Sulfurimonas gotlandica GD1:
ATCTATCATGTAGCCCATACCTCTTACATTTATGACTACATCTTCTTGTAAAAATTTCTTTAGCCTGTTTATTTCAGTTCTGATTGTGGCGTTATCTATGATCTGCTCATCCCAAACATATATTCTAAACTGCTCAAAATCAACTACCATTCCTCTATTTCTTGAAAGTAAATCAATAATTTGTGACTGCTTTTTTGTGAGTACTTGAGGTTCATTATTAAAAAGAAGAAGGCTGTGTTCCTGATCGTAACTATAATTTTTAGAGAGTCTTAGATGCACTCTTGGTGTTTCTTTGTCTAGTTTCACTCTATCGATGCGAAGAGCCAGCTCTTTTAAATGAAATGGTTTTTTTAGATAATCATAGCATCCTAGATTATAAGCACGTGAAATATCTTCTATATCTACTAATGCACTAATATATATAGCAGGAAC
Protein-coding regions in this window:
- a CDS encoding response regulator transcription factor, which codes for MKILLLEDEVMLNESICEYLESDGHKVETFFDGSQAYEAIKNNSYDLLLLDINVPGIDGLSFLEKIHSLKIHVPAIYISALVDIEDISRAYNLGCYDYLKKPFHLKELALRIDRVKLDKETPRVHLRLSKNYSYDQEHSLLLFNNEPQVLTKKQSQIIDLLSRNRGMVVDFEQFRIYVWDEQIIDNATIRTEINRLKKFLQEDVVINVRGMGYMIDKP